The Brassica rapa cultivar Chiifu-401-42 chromosome A10, CAAS_Brap_v3.01, whole genome shotgun sequence genome segment AGGGGAGTCCTGTTCAGcctcagcagcagcaacagaTCATGTCTGAGTTTGGTCAGCAATTAACTCCGGGTGGCCATTTAGAGGATTTCAGTTTTCAGATGTGATGAAAGAAGGAAATGAAATTGCCGATGTTTTAGTTTGTTATTAGCGTTTTACACATTTTGTTGTGAATAGGAAAACAATAACATTAGGTATTTGCTGATGAAGATGGTGATGAAAGACTAAAATAGCGAGGAAATATTTTTGCAACACACAAATACGTTTGGTACCATACCATTTTAGGCAGTCGTTTATATCTTCGTCTAAAACTTGATTTCTTCAGAACACAACACACATCAGGAGTCTCAAACCAAGAGAGGACAAAAAATTAaagacttttttattttttaactattgGTTGCTTTATGACCAGATGGTAGTGTGCTAGTGACGAACTCAAGGCTTCTTTTACTCAGGTTTCTGCGTAAGATAGTGAAAGCAAACAATCAACGAACGGATTCGTTTAGTTTGGTATGTTGTGCTAAATGTTCATTTGTTCTGAAAGCAAAGCCAGACTCGGGTACCACAAATGCATCTAGAAGATGAACACTACAATACATTTTCGTAAAACATCAATGCAAAGGATCACTTCGGTATGGTTTGAGACAGACTGCTCGGACTTAGTGAATATGACTACAAACCCGATGGACTGGCCAACTTTTGCGATAGAGATCGAAGTATTTCAGAGGTTACAGGAAGACTTCGAGGATGTGAGACTGTCTCATATTCCTCGAAGTCGAAATGGCCGGGCAGACGGATTAGCAAAAAATACAAAGACCAGAGGTTATATTTTCTCCCATATAGATCAGACCCGGACAGATGGAAATGCTCCTCGGAGGATTGGCTCGTCTGTTCTCCACTTGATCTAACTTAGATGgatagatgacaaaaaaaaaaaaaaaacaaagtctaAGTTGATGGTATGATGCAAGATTACCTTCCCAGCACCTTCTAGCTCTGTTGCTCGAGTTTCTTCTTTCTTCATCTCTAGGATCTCCTTCTCCATTTTCTACAACCAAAAAGAGTTTGGACCCTTAGAAGTTGGTTCTTGTGAAGTTGAAGATCAGCTTCATAAACTAGACAGCGTGCCATTTTGGCACATTGAAACAATCTTTTTTTCACCCGtcatagaaattttttttctgaGGCTAAGTAATGAACATGGGAAACACCCATGTATAgactcaaaaaccaaaaaaaaaagcactaGAAGCTAGAGATTACATAAGATAGTATGATCCATTTTCTTCAATAAAGTCTATGCTGGATCACACAGACATCATTTATTTCCAATCTTTTTCTAACACACGCCTTGTAAAACTCATCGAGCATTTGATtctgatcaattttttttaaatcaaaaatagGTTTGTATCATATAACCAGATCTAGCGCAAATGATAGTTTGGATTTTTCTTTCCAAAAACTGAATAATTGTAATCAAAGGGCTTTATTAATTGGTAGTAAGGCCCATTGGGCCATGAACTAGTTTTAGTTTAAACTAGTAGTAGAAGGTACAGGTGGACCATCTAAAAAGTCACTTCGGACATCAGTTCTGACTTCTGAGTCAGCactccatcatcatcatcttccttAAGCAGTGTTCTCTTGAAAAGAAGGAAGAATCTGTGTGTTCGACTCTTCAATGGCGCTCTCCAACACTATCTTCTCTGTTTCTCATTTAGCTTCCTTTACTCCTTCTTCCGCCACCAGCTGCCAGACTCGCTTTCCCGCTCTAACTTCACCTCCAGATCTAACGCCTGCTTTCTTCGCTGATCTCCGTGTAATTCCTCTATCCACGAGGAGGAGGTTAGTACTATTAGATCTCTCAGTTTCcggatgatttttttttgtctgcttGATAACTTCCATTTTAGTAAACTTTATTCGAATCTACTAAAAAACGTTTTGCTCTGTATGTGCTCGAACGATTTGTTAGTGTGTAACATTTTGTAGATTCTcgtatgaagaagttatgaacaTTGAATCTTTCTTGGTAATTTTGATTTCTATAAGAAGTTATGTCATTGGTTGATTTTGATACGCAGTATAAGGAACCGAGTATATGCTTCGATTAACAACATTGACGTTGCTACTCCATCTCATCAGGTCTGTAACTTAAACGCAGAGAGTCTACTGTTATGTGTATactgttttttaattttgttttcttatatttaataGGGAAACGTTTTGTGTTGACATGTGCTTTGAGATGACATTTTGATCGCAGAAAATGgaagatgacgatgatgatgacttCGTTCCAATGCCAATGGTTTTGATAGACCAGGATGCGGACCCTGAAGCCACCATTGTTCAGCTCAGTTTTGGAGATCGTCTTGGAGCTCTCATTGACACTGTGAGTGGGTGCCATTGcctgtttttttcttatatattcttTCTTATAGGTATATGACAGAAGCTTTAGTTATTCTTGATCTGCTGGAGCTGGAGTTTTGTAGCGTTTTTACTATTCAGTATCAGATTATAGCTATTGATATTATGGAATCTTGCCTTGATTTTTCAGCTTATGAATCATTGTTGTGTTTGGCAGATGAGAGCGCTGAAAGATTTGGGATTGGATGTGATAAAAGGAACCGTCTCAACTGAAGGATCTGTTAAGCAGACCAAATTTTCAATAACAAAACTGTAAGAAAGGCCGTTTTTCCCTGCTCCTCTTCTGCctttatgtgtttttttttgtcacttatTAGACCACTTGTTTATAAGATGTACAATCTTTTAAGCGCTCCATTATGTTGATTGTTTGTTATCATCCTTTGGGATTTTGGTCTAGAGTATGCTAGTATTAGATTTAACATTTTACTGTTCAAGAATACGCCATTAGCATTAGACAAATGAATTCTGAGCAGACTGGATGATTACAAATGCTGgaattgatttttcttttacaCTAGAGACACTGGTCGGAAAGTGGAAGATCCTGACTCTTTGGAGCAAATCCGATTAACAATCATCAACAATCTTTTGAAATACCATCCGGTCTGCTTCagctttttctttctctctttacaCTTTCACTTTCAAAGAGGCTTTTGGATCCAGCTGTTGGATATTTTTTAACGTTGCCTTTATTTGCTTCTCAGGAATGCAGTGATCAACTTGCAATGGGTGAGACATTTGGAATAAAGGCCCCTGAAAAGAAGGTAAATGTTTACTCTGCTTGTTGGATTACTTCTCTGTCCTATGTTTTATGCAAACGCTTTTCTTATGGCTAAACCTGGTATCGAAACGGTTTGTATTTGTTGTTAAAGACACCTTTACTGAAATGTTTTTGATTCATGTTCTGACAGATTGACGTCGATATCGCGACTCACATACATGTGAAAGAAGACGGACCAAAGAGAAGGTATCTATTGAGTAAAATAACTACACCACTTAGGTCACTTCAAAAGTAGCCTAATCAAACAGTTTACGTTACCTTTCACCGTTTCATGTTTTGTCTAGCCTGCTTTGCATAGAGACAGCAGACCGGCCAGGTCTTGTTGTGGAGATGATAAAAGTGATGGCAGATATCAACATAGACGTTGAATCCGCAGAGATAGACACAGAAGTACTCAAAAGCTCTTAAACCTCTACATATGTACCTACAGTGTGATTCCATTTCCACGCCTTATAATCATAATATGGGTCCATTGTCTTATTTTCTTAGGGACTGGTTGCGAAAGACAAGTTTCACGTAAGCTACCAAGGGCAAGCGCTAAACAGTTCGTTGGCACAGGTGGGTTCATGTTTCTGTTACTTTGTACTTAAAACCTTAAAACAGAGCGAGAGAGATCTAAAGAATCAAACTTATCCTGCAGGTGTTGGTGAACTGTCTGCGTTACTTCCTGAGAAGGCCTGA includes the following:
- the LOC103847269 gene encoding ACT domain-containing protein ACR12 isoform X2 — translated: MALSNTIFSVSHLASFTPSSATSCQTRFPALTSPPDLTPAFFADLRVIPLSTRSIRNRVYASINNIDVATPSHQKMEDDDDDDFVPMPMVLIDQDADPEATIVQLSFGDRLGALIDTMRALKDLGLDVIKGTVSTEGSVKQTKFSITKLDTGRKVEDPDSLEQIRLTIINNLLKYHPECSDQLAMGETFGIKAPEKKIDVDIATHIHVKEDGPKRSLLCIETADRPGLVVEMIKVMADINIDVESAEIDTEGLVAKDKFHVSYQGQALNSSLAQVLVNCLRYFLRRPETDIDSY
- the LOC103847269 gene encoding ACT domain-containing protein ACR12 isoform X1, which gives rise to MALSNTIFSVSHLASFTPSSATSCQTRFPALTSPPDLTPAFFADLRVIPLSTRRSIRNRVYASINNIDVATPSHQKMEDDDDDDFVPMPMVLIDQDADPEATIVQLSFGDRLGALIDTMRALKDLGLDVIKGTVSTEGSVKQTKFSITKLDTGRKVEDPDSLEQIRLTIINNLLKYHPECSDQLAMGETFGIKAPEKKIDVDIATHIHVKEDGPKRSLLCIETADRPGLVVEMIKVMADINIDVESAEIDTEGLVAKDKFHVSYQGQALNSSLAQVLVNCLRYFLRRPETDIDSY